The following proteins are co-located in the Solanum pennellii chromosome 1, SPENNV200 genome:
- the LOC107025517 gene encoding LOW QUALITY PROTEIN: receptor-like protein 19 (The sequence of the model RefSeq protein was modified relative to this genomic sequence to represent the inferred CDS: deleted 2 bases in 1 codon), with protein sequence MERIVLRVVFVVVCFSFGNPLCSLHDSLSLLEFKHSLNRCDNNEDCPYSSSWNSTSMDCCRWDGVACNSFTGHVIGLDLSDSRLEGTIHPNSSLFQLRYLQTLVLSDNHLEGEIPDVFSNLQMLTHLRLGNNNFTGPLPSSLMNLTNLQVLILSNNALNGSLPDFKTNSLQTLDLSRNQLSGPIPQSLKHLYNLIDVILGHNKLSGEIRAEMFASMTNLTTLDLSSSGLSWSSNINTTFPLLRSLLLGSCYVKDFPDFILNSNKLWILDLSENEIHGQFPKWFGGLSALQFLNVSHNYLTSLQHISLETMMVLDLHSNSLTGPLPSSFCPSIGLFLINLSYNNLSAEIPNCLLSFSWLRVLDLQANNFHGPIPNKFPKNSLLSRINLSKNHLEGPIPTSLLNCTASQFLDLGNNKIRDTFPTWLETLQQLELLILRSNRFYGPIIAFKTESPFPNMRIFDLSDNSFTGSLPMVVLKGFKAMANMDAHKSGLEYHEEPIIIINGYEFSYSGLYVESMILVMKNQETKFNKILKIFTTIDLSRNKFEGEIPKFTGNLNSLLLLNLSHNSLTGHIPVEMRNMSTLEALDLSFNQLTGKIPVELASLTFLAVLNLSHNHLVGRIPQSNQFNTFENDSYLGNSDLCGFPLSNECGKHKSASVPVEHEEDEPSFLSEMTWQSVLIGYGCGLTFGFGIVYLIYLFERPRWFIHSFETITHEMIYIILRARKKCRRNFHTENL encoded by the exons ATGGAGAGAATAGTATTGCGTGTTGTATTTGTGGTGGTTTGTTTTTCATTTGGGAATCCACTTTGCTCTCTTCATGATTCCCTTTCACTTTTAGAGTTTAAGCATTCACTTAACCGCTGTGATAATAATGAAGATTGCCCATATTCTTCATCTTGGAATAGTACTAGTATGGATTGTTGTAGGTGGGATGGAGTTGCCTGCAATAGCTTCACTGGTCATGTCATTGGTTTGGACCTCAGTGATAGCAGACTTGAAGGAACGATTCATCCCAATAGTAGCCTTTTCCAGCTTCGTTATCTTCAAACACTTGTTCTTTCAGACAATCATTTAGAGGGTGAAATTCCTGATGTCTTTTCCAACTTGCAAATGCTTACACACTTACGACTAGGCAACAACAATTTCACTGGCCCATTACCATCTTCTCTCATGAACTTGACAAACCttcaagttttaattttgaGTAACAATGCACTCAATGGTTCACTTCCCGATTTTAAGACTAATTCTCTACAAACACTTGATTTGTCTCGTAATCAATTATCTGGTCCCATACCTCAATCGCTTAAACATCTTTACAACCTGATTGATGTCATTCTTGGACACAATAAGTTGAGCGGGGAGATTAGAGCAGAAATGTTTGCAAGCATGacaaacctcaccactcttgatCTTTCTTCTAGTGGCTTATCATGGAGTAGCAATATCAACACCACTTTTCCCCTTCTTCGTTCTTTACTTTTAGGCTCTTGTTATGTGAAAGATTTCCCAGATTTCATATTGAACTCTAACAAGTTATGGATTTTGGATCTCTCGGAGAATGAAATTCATGGGCAGTTCCCTAAATGGTTTGGGGGTTTGAGTGCATTGCAATTCCTTAATGTCTCTCACAACTACCTTACAAGCTTACAACATATATCTTTGGAGACAATGATGGTACTTGATCTTCATTCAAATTCACTCACAGGACCTTTGCCATCTTCCTTTTGCCCATCAATTGGACTTTTTCTCATAAATCTGTCTTACAATAATTTGAGTGCTGAAATTCCCAATTGCTTGCTTTCTTTTTCCTGGCTCAGGGTCTTAGACTTACAAGCTAATAACTTCCATGGACCCATCCCAAACAAATTCCCAAAGAATAGTCTTCTAAGTCGTATTAATTTGAGCAAAAACCATTTGGAAGGTCCCATACCAACATCACTACTCAACTGTACAGCCTCACAATTCCTTGATTTGGGAAACAACAAAATTCGTGATACATTTCCCACATGGCTGGAGACGTTGCAACAGTTGGAGCTTCTTATACTGAGATCTAACAGATTTTATGGACCTATCATTGCTTTTAAAACAGAATCGCCATTTCCAAATATGAGGATCTTTGACCTTTCCGACAATTCATTTACAGGCTCATTACCTATGGTGGTTCTAAAAGGTTTCAAAGCTATGGCGAACATGGATGCACACAAATCAGGATTGGAGTATCATGAGGAACctataatt ataataaatggATATGAGTTTTCGTATAGTGGATTGTATGTGGAGTCGATGATATTGGTGATGAAAAATCAAGAGACTAAATTCAACAAGATCTTGAAGATTTTCACAACAATTGATTTGTCAAGGAACAAGTTTGAGGGAGAAATCCCCAAGTTCACTGGAAATTTGAATTCACTTCTGCTGCTGAATTTATCTCACAACAGCCTCACAGGACACATTCCTGTCGAAATGAGGAACATGAGCACTCTTGAAGCTTTGGACCTTTCATTTAACCAGCTTACCGGAAAAATTCCAGTGGAATTGGCAAGTCTCACATTCTTGGCTGTCCTAAATCTTTCACACAACCATCTTGTTGGACGTATTCCTCAGAGTAATCAATTCAATACGTTTGAAAATGATTCCTATTTAGGAAACTCTGATTTATGTGGATTTCCACTGTCAAATGAATGTGGGAAGCATAAGAGTGCATCAGTACCAGTTGAACATGAAGAAGATGAACCAAGTTTTCTTAGCGAAATGACTTGGCAGTCTGTCCTGATTGGTTATGGCTGTGGCTTGACATTTGGATTTGGCATAGTGTATCTCATCTACCTCTTTGAAAGGCCAAGATGGTTCATACACTCTTTTGAAACTATCACTCATGAAATGATATACATAATACTGAGGGCACGCAAAAAGTGCAGGAGGAATTTTCACACTGAAAATCTCTGA
- the LOC107030228 gene encoding receptor-like protein 9DC1: MERVVLCVVFVVVCFSFGNSLCSSHDSLSLLHFKHSLNATGDHQYGCPNSSYPKTTSWNMTSMDCCKWDGITCNSFTGHVIGLDLSCSRLEGTLHPNSSLFQLRHLQTLDLSSNDFTGSQIPQGIGQLVSLTHLNLSYSCFEGRIPLGISHLSKLVSLDLSDGCYPSLQFSHDMLNMLFQNLTKLEFLSLYFLNISSNIPMNVSFSSSLRYLNIARTNLQGDLPKSIFLLPKLETLRLSENHYLTLSLPDYFSWSRTTHSLRELDLSFNNVSGGIPNSLGNTFKALKILRLSMCSLAGPFPEFIGQLSQITQLDLSHNNLDGKIPDVFYNLQMLTSLSLDNNNFTGPFPPSLVNLTNLQVLRLRNNSLSGTIPEFKTNSIEILDLSRNQFSGPIPQSLTHLLNLTAVFLGQNKLSGEVGAEMFSSMKNLQYLDLSLSGLSWSGNSNTTFPLLSYLALRSCGVKDFPDFIFNSKDLWVLDLSENEIHGQFPKWFGGLSALQFLNVSHNFLTSLDHIPWVTMMILDLQSNSLTGPLPSPICTITELYLINLSYNNLMGEIPNCLFTSSSLKVLNLQANNFHGPIPNKFPDNSALGHINLSKNQLEGPIPTSLVNCTSLRVLDLGNNKIHSTFPSWLETLQQLELLILKSNRFYGPIVAFQTKLPFSNMKIFDLSNNSFTGSLPMEILKGFKDMDAHKSGLEYYVEETISLGSYFVDESLYSGLYVESVILVMKNQETKFNKMLKMFTTIDLSRNKFEGEIPKFIGNLNSLLLLNLSHNSLTGHIPVEMKNMSTLEALDLSFNQLTGKIPEELASLTFLAVLNLSHNHLAGPIPQSNQFNTFQNDSYLGNSELCGFPLSNECGKHKSASVPVEHEEDEPSFLSEMTWQSVLIGYGCGLTFGFGIVYLIYLFERPRWFINSFETITHEMIYIIQRARKRRRRNFHTENL, from the coding sequence ATGGAGAGAGTAGTATTGTGTGTTGTATTTGTGGTGGTTTGTTTTTCATTTGGGAATTCACTTTGCTCCTCTCATGATTCCCTTTCACTTTTACACTTTAAGCATTCACTTAACGCGACAGGTGACCATCAATATGGTTGCCCAAATTCTTCTTATCCTAAGACAACATCTTGGAATATGACTAGTATGGATTGTTGTAAGTGGGATGGAATTACCTGCAATAGTTTCACTGGTCATGTCATTGGTTTGGACTTGAGTTGCAGCAGACTTGAAGGAACTCTACATCCAAATAGTAGCCTTTTCCAGCTTCGTCATCTTCAAACACTCGATCTTTCTTCTAATGACTTTACAGGTTCTCAAATTCCACAGGGGATTGGTCAGTTGGTCAGCTTAACGCATCTCAATCTTTCTTACAGTTGTTTTGAAGGTAGGATTCCATTAGGCATCTCACACTTGTCCAAATTGGTTTCCCTTGATCTATCTGATGGCTGTTATCCCTCACTCCAGTTCAGTCATGACATGTTGAATATGCTCTTTCAAAACTTAACCAAATTAGAGtttctttctctttattttctaaaCATATCATCCAACATACCAATGAATGTATCATTCTCTTCTTCTTTGAGATATCTAAATATTGCAAGAACTAACTTGCAAGGAGACTTGCCAAAAAGCATTTTCCTCCTGCCCAAATTGGAAACTCTCAGACTCTCAGAAAATCATTATCTAACTCTTTCTTTACCCGACTACTTTAGCTGGAGCAGGACTACTCATTCACTAAGGGAGTTAGATCTCTCTTTTAATAATGTTTCTGGAGGGATACCTAATTCACTCGGAAATACTTTCAAAGCCTTAAAGATTCTACGACTTTCTATGTGCAGCCTTGCCGGACCATTTCCAGAATTcattgggcaactttcacaaATCACCCAATTAGACCTATCACACAACAATTTGGATGGCAAAATTCCAGACGTTTTTTACAACTTGCAAATGCTTACATCCTTGTCACTGGATAACAACAACTTCACTGGCCCGTTCCCACCTTCTCTTGTGAATTTGACAAACCTTCAAGTTTTAAGGTTGAGAAACAATTCACTCAGTGGTACAATTCCAGAGTTTAAGACTAATTCAATAGAAATACTTGATTTGTCTCGTAATCAATTCTCTGGTCCCATACCTCAATCGCTTACACATCTTCTCAACCTAACTGCTGTCTTTCTTGGACAAAATAAGTTGAGCGGCGAGGTTGGAGCAGAGATGTTTTCAAGCATGAAAAACCTTCAATATCTTGATCTTTCTCTTAGTGGTTTATCATGGAGTGGCAATAGCAACACCACTTTTCCCCTTCTTTCTTATTTAGCTTTACGCTCTTGTGGTGTGAAAGATTTCCCAGATTTCATATTCAACTCTAAAGATTTATGGGTTTTGGATCTATCGGAGAATGAAATTCACGGGCAGTTCCCTAAATGGTTTGGGGGTTTGAGTGCATTGCAATTCCTTAATGTCTCTCACAACTTCCTTACAAGCTTAGACCATATACCTTGGGTGACAATGATGATACTTGATCTTCAATCAAATTCACTCACAGGACCTTTGCCATCTCCCATTTGCACCATAACTGAACTTTACCTTATAAATCTGTCTTATAATAATTTGATGGGTGAAATTCCCAATTGCTTGTTTACTTCTTCCTCGCTCAAGGTCTTAAACTTACAAGCTAATAACTTCCATGGACCCATCCCAAACAAATTCCCAGATAATAGTGCACTAGGTCATATTAATTTGAGCAAAAATCAATTGGAAGGTCCCATACCAACATCACTAGTCAACTGTACATCCTTAAGAGTCCTTGATTTGGGAAACAATAAAATCCATTCAACATTTCCCTCCTGGTTGGAAACACTGCAACAGTTAGAGCTTCTCATACTGAAATCTAATAGATTTTACGGACCCATCGTTGCTTTCCAAACAAAATTGCCATTTTCAAATATGAAGATCTTTGACCTCTCCAACAATTCATTTACTGGCTCTTTACCTATGGAGATTCTAAAAGGTTTCAAAGACATGGATGCACACAAATCAGGATTGGAGTACTATGTTGAGGAAACCATAAGTTTAGGAAGTTACTTTGTCGATGAGTCTTTGTATAGTGGATTATATGTGGAATCGGTGATATTGGTGATGAAAAATCAAGAGACTAAATTCAACAAGATGTTGAAGATGTTCACTACAATCGATTTGTCAAGGAACAAGTTTGAAGGAGAAATCCCTAAATTCATTGGGAATTTGAATTCACTTCTGCTGCTGAATTTATCTCACAACAGCCTCACAGGACACATTCCTGTTGAAATGAAGAACATGAGCACTCTTGAAGCTTTGGATCTTTCATTTAACCAGCTTACCGGAAAAATTCCAGAGGAATTGGCAAGTCTCACATTTTTGGCTGTCCTAAATCTTTCACACAACCATCTTGCTGGACCTATTCCTCAGAGTAATCAGTTCAATACGTTTCAAAATGATTCCTATTTAGGAAACTCTGAATTGTGTGGATTTCCACTGTCAAATGAATGTGGGAAGCATAAGAGTGCATCAGTACCAGTTGAACATGAAGAAGATGAACCAAGTTTTCTTAGCGAAATGACTTGGCAGTCTGTGCTGATTGGTTATGGCTGTGGCTTGACATTTGGATTTGGCATAGTGTATCTCATATACCTCTTTGAAAGGCCAAGATGGTTCATAAACTCTTTTGAAACTATCACTCATGAAATGATATACATAATACAGAGAGCACGTAAAAGGCGCAGGAGGAATTTTCACACTGAAAATCTCTGA